The Desulfosoma sp. genome has a segment encoding these proteins:
- a CDS encoding penicillin-binding protein codes for MQGEEQRTGKKRPGFRFWFSCRLLQGFGFLICAAILARSFYLQVLDHAKWKEIQVGQAQSVVDVPVYRGKILDRRGLDLALSLKSPCLFADGGLIQDPKSTAVQLARIVGEPADKLEQKLRQNKRFIRLRRGLSMEEAMQVEALKLPGIGILPEWRRYYPFKNAGGHVVGFVGLDGVGLEGIEKVYDGLLRQSPRTTTAFRDGGRRKIWLRETPPPVPEERYGLQLALDGYLQSVSEQALAKAVEKHQAAAGQVILMDAHTFEIMALAVWPGFDPNNYGSHQPAEWRNRAITDTFEPGSSFKTFLLAAVLDVKAAKPEDRIFCENGRIQVASHIIRDVHPHGWLTVAEVLKFSSNIGALKLADALGAERFYRYLDQFGFGKKTGVDLHGEVSGTLRPLASWRPIDLAVTAFGQGVTVTGLQLTCAVAAIANGGVLKTPRVAKAVINAQGQLVKVLGQDEERRVLGPATAAKLRELMQGVVEPGGTGTKAALAQYTTAGKTGTAQVVEPGTRRYSADKYTSVFVGFAPATRPRLVLTVVIHEPQPEHYGGVVAAPVFREVMEKALPYLGVLPDKKPEEVPQVVKMVSTTRSEAVAEGSSMTSLEDGKVMVPNVQGLSLKAAVMVLKESGFSVRHEGRGRVVRQRPEAGVWVPKGAAVQIQLEEVP; via the coding sequence ATGCAAGGGGAAGAGCAACGAACCGGAAAGAAGAGGCCGGGCTTTCGGTTTTGGTTTTCGTGTCGTTTGCTCCAAGGGTTTGGTTTTCTCATTTGCGCAGCTATCTTGGCCCGTTCCTTTTATCTTCAGGTTTTGGACCATGCGAAATGGAAGGAGATTCAAGTCGGACAGGCCCAGAGTGTGGTCGATGTTCCCGTTTACCGAGGAAAGATTCTGGACCGGCGAGGATTGGACCTTGCCCTGTCCCTGAAATCTCCATGCTTATTCGCTGATGGTGGGCTCATCCAGGACCCGAAGTCAACGGCCGTCCAATTGGCGCGCATCGTAGGAGAGCCGGCCGACAAGCTGGAACAGAAGTTGCGTCAAAACAAAAGGTTTATTCGGCTTCGGCGCGGGCTTTCCATGGAAGAAGCCATGCAGGTTGAAGCTTTGAAACTTCCTGGGATTGGGATTCTTCCTGAGTGGCGGCGGTATTATCCTTTCAAAAATGCGGGAGGTCATGTTGTAGGTTTTGTGGGCCTTGACGGGGTCGGTCTGGAAGGCATCGAGAAGGTTTACGACGGCCTTTTGCGGCAATCACCGCGGACAACGACGGCTTTTCGAGATGGAGGACGTCGCAAGATCTGGCTTCGGGAGACTCCGCCTCCGGTTCCCGAAGAACGTTACGGATTACAGCTGGCGCTGGATGGGTATCTGCAGTCGGTGAGCGAGCAGGCTTTGGCAAAGGCCGTTGAAAAGCATCAAGCTGCGGCTGGCCAAGTGATCCTCATGGATGCCCATACTTTTGAGATCATGGCTTTGGCGGTGTGGCCGGGTTTTGATCCCAATAATTACGGCAGCCACCAGCCTGCAGAATGGCGTAACAGAGCCATCACCGATACCTTTGAACCGGGAAGTTCTTTCAAAACTTTTCTTTTGGCCGCCGTGTTGGACGTAAAAGCGGCCAAACCGGAAGATCGCATCTTCTGTGAAAACGGAAGGATCCAAGTGGCGAGCCACATCATTCGCGATGTTCATCCCCACGGTTGGTTGACCGTTGCGGAAGTGCTGAAATTTTCCAGCAACATCGGAGCGCTCAAATTGGCGGACGCTCTTGGGGCTGAACGGTTTTACAGGTACTTGGATCAATTCGGCTTCGGCAAAAAGACCGGTGTGGACTTACACGGAGAGGTGTCCGGGACTCTTCGCCCTCTCGCGTCCTGGCGTCCCATTGACTTGGCGGTGACGGCTTTTGGCCAGGGCGTCACCGTGACAGGCTTGCAGCTGACCTGTGCCGTGGCGGCCATTGCCAATGGAGGTGTTTTAAAGACGCCGAGGGTGGCGAAAGCCGTCATCAATGCGCAGGGGCAACTTGTTAAGGTTCTTGGCCAGGATGAAGAACGTCGTGTGCTCGGTCCGGCAACGGCGGCAAAACTTCGAGAATTGATGCAGGGCGTGGTGGAACCGGGAGGAACGGGAACCAAGGCGGCTCTGGCTCAATACACCACCGCCGGTAAGACAGGCACGGCGCAGGTGGTGGAACCTGGAACACGTCGGTATTCTGCGGACAAGTATACTTCCGTTTTCGTGGGTTTTGCCCCGGCAACCCGTCCTCGTTTGGTCTTGACGGTGGTCATTCATGAACCCCAGCCGGAACACTATGGCGGTGTGGTTGCGGCGCCCGTGTTTCGGGAGGTAATGGAAAAGGCCTTGCCATACCTGGGAGTGTTGCCTGACAAAAAACCGGAAGAGGTGCCGCAAGTGGTGAAAATGGTTTCCACCACACGCAGTGAAGCCGTGGCGGAAGGCTCCTCTATGACTTCCCTGGAAGACGGCAAGGTCATGGTTCCCAATGTTCAAGGGTTGTCATTGAAAGCGGCGGTTATGGTGCTTAAAGAATCGGGTTTTAGTGTACGGCATGAAGGTCGAGGACGGGTAGTTCGACAGCGTCCTGAAGCCGGCGTCTGGGTGCCCAAAGGTGCCGCCGTGCAGATTCAGTTGGAAGAGGTGCCGTGA
- the murD gene encoding UDP-N-acetylmuramoyl-L-alanine--D-glutamate ligase: MTSCLPAEKSIEKPLLVVVGLGVSGQAACRWGLRQGYRVLGMDLSQEPHLRSVASTLEMEGVRVLLGTHRLEDFEGADLVVVSPGVPLEVEPFRTVQDQGIPVIGELEWAWRFVKVPTIAVTGTNGKTTTTELVGTLLKTAGLKVFVGGNIGTPLSGWLADHCKDLGTEISGSRLLDWCVLEVSSFQLDTAPTFAADIGIVLNVTKDHLDRYPSFDAYAASKFSLFKKRSGLVPSAVINKDDPVCRRWASGINADILFFSRLDPSAEAYTDGRLLWAMDLHGVRREFRLSRWALRGWHNLENLMAASLAVLRCGIDPEIVQEVINTFRPSPHRMEWLGTVNGVGFINDSKGTNVGAVMKALESCEQPVVLLLGGRSKKTDFRELAPLCAKKVRAVVGFGETGPQAAEELSGSVPTMAVKDLEEAFHEAVLRAQPGDVVLLSPACASFDQYTNYAARGDHFRALFERYKNKTEGVVR, from the coding sequence ATGACTTCCTGTCTTCCTGCTGAAAAATCTATTGAAAAACCCCTCCTTGTGGTGGTGGGACTTGGTGTTTCCGGGCAGGCCGCCTGTCGATGGGGTCTTCGGCAAGGGTATCGCGTGCTTGGCATGGATCTGTCCCAGGAACCGCATCTTCGTTCCGTAGCCTCAACTCTTGAAATGGAAGGGGTTCGAGTCCTTTTGGGGACTCATCGTTTGGAAGATTTTGAAGGTGCTGACCTGGTGGTGGTGAGTCCCGGAGTACCCCTGGAAGTGGAGCCTTTCAGAACGGTTCAAGATCAAGGGATTCCTGTGATCGGCGAACTGGAATGGGCCTGGAGGTTCGTGAAGGTTCCCACTATTGCCGTTACGGGTACAAACGGGAAGACCACGACTACGGAACTGGTAGGCACCCTTTTAAAGACGGCCGGCCTAAAGGTTTTTGTCGGCGGCAATATCGGCACTCCCCTTTCCGGCTGGCTTGCAGATCATTGCAAAGACCTTGGTACCGAAATCTCGGGAAGCCGGCTTCTGGACTGGTGCGTTCTAGAGGTGAGTAGCTTTCAGCTGGATACGGCTCCCACCTTTGCGGCTGACATCGGCATCGTTTTGAACGTGACCAAAGACCATCTGGATCGGTATCCAAGTTTTGACGCCTATGCGGCCTCCAAGTTTTCCCTTTTCAAAAAACGATCCGGACTTGTGCCTTCGGCCGTGATCAACAAAGACGATCCTGTATGCCGTCGTTGGGCTTCCGGAATAAACGCCGACATTCTGTTCTTTTCTCGCTTAGACCCATCCGCGGAGGCTTATACGGACGGACGACTCCTTTGGGCGATGGATCTTCACGGAGTTCGCCGTGAATTTCGTTTGAGCCGATGGGCTCTGAGGGGATGGCATAACCTGGAAAACCTCATGGCGGCTTCGCTGGCGGTGCTTCGTTGCGGAATCGATCCCGAAATCGTTCAGGAAGTGATCAACACCTTTCGACCTTCTCCCCATCGCATGGAATGGCTGGGAACCGTAAACGGTGTGGGTTTTATCAACGATTCCAAGGGGACCAACGTGGGCGCTGTGATGAAAGCTTTGGAAAGCTGCGAGCAGCCGGTGGTTCTCTTGTTGGGAGGGCGTTCCAAAAAGACCGATTTTCGAGAGCTGGCTCCTTTGTGCGCAAAAAAAGTGCGGGCGGTTGTGGGTTTTGGAGAAACGGGGCCTCAAGCGGCCGAGGAACTTTCAGGGAGCGTGCCCACAATGGCCGTCAAGGACTTGGAAGAGGCTTTTCACGAGGCCGTGCTACGGGCTCAGCCCGGAGATGTGGTCCTCTTGTCGCCCGCATGCGCTTCCTTTGATCAATACACCAATTACGCAGCTCGCGGAGACCATTTTCGTGCGCTGTTTGAGCGTTACAAGAACAAGACCGAAGGCGTTGTTCGGTAA
- the murF gene encoding UDP-N-acetylmuramoyl-tripeptide--D-alanyl-D-alanine ligase, which translates to MMWTLERMAEAVHGLLMGESREVSPTRVVTDTRILKANDIFVALRGERFDGHDFVEEAVRRGAVAVVVEGRQSAQRVLDRAAVIVVQDTLQALGDLARSVRACFSLPVIGITGSNGKTSTKEMTACILSRRLNILKNPGNFNNLIGVPLTLLQLTAAHEAAVIEMGINMVGEMDRLVAMVQPTVGIITNIHPTHLEGLESLNTVLSEKGKLWAFLPENATAIVNGDDALLQDFSETIKAQRVLCSLERTSADFCVEGSVTVLPGESRFRLVTPSGKVPVRLAAMGEHHVRNALMAAAAAQVLGFSLDDIKAGLESHQPVKQRMAIVELQDGMVLVDDTYNANPMSMKAAFRAVKAAARGNPVALVLGEMRELGESAAQWHRWVGEQAVESAPTLLIAMGMHGKDMLDGAQSAGYAPERCYLASSHEEAAQILLAHVQPKLWILVKGSRGMTMERVVEKVIESKGLK; encoded by the coding sequence ATGATGTGGACCCTTGAGCGCATGGCCGAAGCTGTCCATGGCCTCCTTATGGGGGAATCCCGGGAAGTTTCTCCGACTCGAGTGGTTACAGACACGAGAATCCTAAAAGCCAACGATATTTTCGTGGCCTTACGAGGCGAGCGATTTGACGGTCATGATTTTGTCGAGGAAGCCGTGCGCAGAGGTGCTGTGGCCGTCGTGGTCGAAGGACGGCAATCGGCGCAAAGGGTTTTGGACCGGGCGGCCGTCATCGTGGTTCAGGACACTCTGCAGGCTCTGGGCGATTTGGCGCGATCCGTTCGAGCGTGTTTCTCTTTACCCGTTATCGGTATCACGGGCAGCAACGGCAAGACCAGCACCAAAGAGATGACGGCCTGTATTCTTTCCAGGCGTCTCAACATCTTAAAAAACCCAGGAAATTTCAACAACCTTATCGGCGTTCCTTTGACGCTCCTTCAGCTGACGGCCGCTCATGAAGCGGCCGTTATTGAGATGGGCATCAATATGGTGGGCGAGATGGATCGCCTGGTTGCAATGGTCCAACCGACGGTTGGGATCATCACGAACATTCATCCCACCCATTTGGAAGGTTTGGAATCTCTAAACACGGTGCTTTCAGAAAAGGGAAAGCTTTGGGCGTTCTTGCCGGAAAACGCTACAGCGATTGTCAATGGGGATGATGCTTTACTTCAAGATTTCTCTGAGACCATCAAAGCTCAACGTGTTCTCTGTTCCCTGGAGAGAACTTCGGCAGATTTTTGTGTGGAAGGATCGGTTACCGTCCTTCCCGGAGAGAGCCGATTTCGGCTTGTGACCCCATCGGGAAAGGTACCGGTTCGCCTTGCGGCCATGGGAGAGCATCACGTTCGAAATGCCTTGATGGCGGCGGCCGCTGCTCAGGTTCTCGGATTTTCTCTTGATGACATTAAGGCGGGTTTGGAGAGCCATCAGCCGGTCAAGCAGCGGATGGCGATTGTAGAGCTGCAGGATGGAATGGTTCTTGTGGATGACACTTACAATGCCAATCCCATGTCCATGAAGGCCGCTTTTCGTGCGGTGAAAGCCGCCGCTCGGGGAAATCCGGTGGCTTTGGTGTTGGGAGAGATGAGGGAATTGGGGGAATCGGCCGCCCAATGGCACCGATGGGTAGGGGAACAAGCGGTGGAGTCGGCACCAACCCTGCTTATAGCCATGGGAATGCATGGGAAAGATATGCTTGACGGGGCTCAAAGCGCCGGGTATGCGCCGGAACGCTGTTACCTGGCTTCAAGCCATGAGGAAGCAGCCCAGATTCTTTTGGCACATGTGCAACCCAAACTCTGGATTTTGGTCAAGGGTTCTCGAGGTATGACCATGGAACGGGTCGTAGAAAAGGTAATCGAAAGTAAAGGCCTGAAGTAG
- a CDS encoding UDP-N-acetylmuramoyl-L-alanyl-D-glutamate--2,6-diaminopimelate ligase, giving the protein MSSQGSRENPVKPLEALFEHVPSACILGPRRVQVNGLCTDSRRVLPGDLFVAMSGSRVDGHDFVEDAVRRGACAVLVEKLPHVPLSVPVVMVDDTRKAMAAVAAAFFDHPVRSLTLVGITGTNGKTTTSLLVESILVHAGYRVGVIGTLGYRWGTVTEKADMTTPDAAHLQRLFYRMKKDGVSHVVMEVSSHALELKRVDGVFYDVGVFTNLSQDHLDFHQSMDRYFAAKRRLFAEHMKSHDPQTLVINSDDSYGRRLAQDFPTAACTFSAENRRAAVHPLWYRLGGRGIEASVQSPGGLVSVSSPLMGRLNLYNILAAIGAVQSLSVPPHLVASGIQALAAVDGRLQRIDNDCGFDVVVDFAHTPDAMEKALECLRELARGRLWVVFGCGGDRDRTKRPLMGAVAGRFGDLVIITSDNPRTEDPNAIVKEIEPGVQSTGKSWFSLNDKFLPPCGYTIEVDRRQAIQKAIMRAEPEDLVFIGGKGHETYQIVGTEVRPFDDRSVAREALAQRRERMSLSLAAGGGS; this is encoded by the coding sequence GTGAGTTCCCAAGGAAGCCGAGAGAACCCCGTCAAGCCATTGGAGGCTTTGTTTGAGCATGTGCCGAGCGCATGCATTCTGGGTCCGCGCCGTGTGCAGGTAAACGGTTTGTGTACGGACAGCCGTCGAGTTCTCCCGGGCGATCTTTTCGTGGCCATGAGCGGGTCGCGTGTGGATGGCCATGATTTTGTGGAGGATGCGGTGCGTCGCGGCGCCTGCGCCGTTCTGGTGGAAAAACTTCCCCATGTTCCGCTTTCAGTGCCTGTGGTGATGGTGGACGATACGCGCAAGGCCATGGCTGCGGTTGCCGCCGCCTTTTTTGATCATCCGGTGCGTTCATTGACCCTAGTGGGTATTACAGGGACAAACGGCAAGACCACCACATCCCTTCTGGTGGAAAGCATTTTGGTGCATGCCGGCTACCGAGTGGGGGTCATAGGCACTCTGGGGTATCGATGGGGAACGGTGACGGAAAAAGCGGACATGACCACACCGGATGCCGCTCATTTGCAGCGTCTTTTTTACCGAATGAAAAAGGACGGTGTGAGTCATGTGGTCATGGAAGTTTCCTCCCATGCCTTGGAGCTGAAACGAGTGGATGGGGTTTTTTACGATGTCGGTGTTTTCACGAATCTGTCCCAGGATCACCTGGATTTTCACCAATCCATGGACCGTTATTTTGCTGCCAAAAGACGTCTTTTTGCTGAACACATGAAATCTCATGACCCTCAGACCCTGGTCATAAACAGCGATGACTCCTACGGCAGAAGGCTCGCTCAGGATTTCCCTACAGCCGCCTGCACCTTTTCCGCGGAAAACAGGCGGGCTGCCGTACATCCCTTGTGGTACCGACTTGGGGGGCGGGGCATCGAAGCATCGGTCCAGAGCCCGGGAGGGTTGGTTTCCGTTTCGTCGCCTCTTATGGGTCGTCTTAACCTTTACAATATCTTGGCTGCCATTGGTGCCGTGCAATCCCTGAGCGTTCCTCCCCACTTGGTAGCTTCGGGAATTCAAGCGCTTGCCGCTGTGGACGGTCGACTCCAGCGTATCGATAATGACTGCGGCTTTGATGTGGTGGTGGATTTCGCTCACACACCTGACGCCATGGAGAAGGCTTTGGAATGCCTTCGAGAATTGGCCAGAGGGCGTCTGTGGGTGGTTTTTGGGTGTGGCGGGGACAGGGATCGAACCAAGCGGCCCCTTATGGGTGCCGTAGCCGGCCGCTTTGGAGATCTGGTGATCATCACCAGTGACAACCCTCGAACAGAAGACCCGAACGCCATCGTGAAAGAGATTGAACCCGGCGTACAATCCACGGGGAAATCCTGGTTTTCTTTGAATGATAAGTTTCTTCCCCCATGTGGTTACACCATCGAAGTGGATCGCCGCCAAGCGATTCAGAAGGCCATCATGAGAGCGGAACCTGAGGATCTTGTGTTTATCGGGGGCAAGGGGCACGAAACCTATCAAATTGTGGGCACCGAGGTTCGTCCTTTTGACGATCGTTCGGTGGCTAGAGAAGCTTTGGCCCAAAGGCGTGAAAGGATGTCCTTGAGTCTTGCTGCTGGAGGGGGTTCATGA
- the murC gene encoding UDP-N-acetylmuramate--L-alanine ligase, translating to MYKRYQHIHFVGIGGIGMSGIAELLLNLGYRVSGSDLRETEITRRLRELGAEIHIGHHESHVQGVDVVVLSSAVTENNAEVMAAKKLGKVPVIRRAEMLAELMRLKYAVLVAGAHGKTTTTSMVATVLARGGLDPTVVIGGKLNAWGTNAKLGAGDFVVAEADESDGTFLLLSPTIAVVTNIDWEHVDFYRDLEHIRETFLQFINKVPFYGQAVLCLEDENIQQILPRIQKRFVTYGFSSQADFQAREVTVDGLGTRCRVYHKDCELGEMVLPLPGRHNVLNSLAAVAVGVELELDWDAIRLGIQDMTGVQRRFQIKGERCGVLVLDDYGHHPTEIRAVLKALTESYPHRRKIVVFQPHRYTRTRGLMDQFATCFYQSDMLLITEIYAASEPPIEGVTGRRLADEVAKYGHHDITFCPTLEDAAKVLLERIQPGDVVMTLGAGNVWQVGEWILERLEGDFSPAVPGERC from the coding sequence GTGTACAAACGGTACCAGCACATTCACTTTGTAGGCATCGGCGGCATCGGCATGAGCGGCATTGCCGAACTGCTGCTTAACCTAGGATATCGTGTGAGTGGCTCAGATCTTCGAGAAACCGAGATCACTCGAAGGCTTCGTGAATTGGGAGCCGAGATTCATATTGGTCATCATGAAAGTCATGTGCAGGGTGTCGACGTGGTGGTGCTCTCCTCGGCTGTGACAGAAAACAATGCCGAGGTCATGGCCGCGAAAAAACTGGGCAAGGTCCCGGTCATTCGTCGAGCGGAAATGCTTGCCGAGTTGATGCGGCTCAAATACGCCGTTTTGGTCGCGGGCGCTCATGGAAAAACCACGACCACTTCCATGGTCGCCACCGTGCTCGCTCGAGGAGGTCTGGATCCCACGGTGGTCATCGGTGGCAAACTGAATGCGTGGGGCACCAACGCCAAATTGGGAGCCGGTGATTTCGTGGTGGCTGAGGCGGACGAAAGTGACGGAACCTTCCTCCTCCTTTCTCCCACCATCGCCGTTGTGACCAACATCGACTGGGAGCACGTGGATTTCTACAGGGATCTGGAACACATTCGAGAGACCTTTTTGCAATTCATCAACAAGGTTCCCTTTTATGGCCAAGCCGTCTTATGTCTGGAAGACGAGAACATTCAACAGATCTTGCCTCGAATTCAAAAACGTTTTGTCACCTATGGATTTTCCTCCCAAGCTGATTTTCAAGCTCGTGAAGTCACCGTGGACGGCCTGGGAACCAGGTGCCGCGTCTATCATAAAGACTGCGAATTGGGGGAGATGGTGCTTCCCCTACCAGGGCGACACAATGTTCTCAATTCCTTGGCTGCCGTTGCCGTGGGTGTGGAACTGGAATTGGACTGGGATGCCATTCGGCTGGGGATTCAGGACATGACCGGAGTCCAACGCCGATTTCAGATCAAGGGAGAGCGTTGTGGTGTTCTGGTTTTGGACGATTACGGTCATCATCCCACGGAAATTCGAGCCGTTTTAAAGGCCTTGACGGAAAGCTACCCGCATCGGCGAAAGATCGTGGTGTTTCAGCCGCATCGCTACACTCGAACACGCGGCCTTATGGACCAGTTTGCCACCTGTTTTTACCAATCGGACATGCTGCTCATCACGGAGATTTACGCCGCCAGTGAACCACCCATTGAAGGGGTAACGGGCCGACGCCTTGCGGACGAAGTCGCCAAGTACGGCCATCACGACATTACCTTTTGCCCGACCTTGGAGGATGCCGCGAAAGTCCTTCTGGAGCGAATCCAACCCGGTGATGTGGTGATGACGCTCGGAGCGGGAAACGTGTGGCAGGTCGGGGAATGGATCTTGGAGCGATTAGAAGGGGATTTTTCACCTGCGGTGCCTGGAGAACGCTGCTGA
- the ftsW gene encoding putative lipid II flippase FtsW, whose translation MATTNMMAYGAPERDDEPATAGLWSPSGQIWAVVLILIAFGILMIWSASVSSGLGQSRSFGGLPSYPVKQAVFALVGIALIVFFERFPYRIYQPLSKLILLGLIVSLALVLIPGIGVEINRARRWFGIGSFLLQPSEFAKVGWVVYLSSYLSRKKDNLNRFLFGIGPSLGVLGVVCFLLLMEPDFGSCAILIAVSFVLWTAGGVPWRHLFLFIPVAGFGLTALVIHSPYRLARLMAFLNPWTDPQDTGYNLIQSLIAVGSGGLWGKGLGAGHQKLFYLPETFTDFIVAVMAEELGFLGILFLTATVMFFFWRGLSVALKAADDFGGLLALGLTFLIVFQAWFNIGVVLGLFPTKGLTCPFISYGGSSLTANCIAVGIILSVARRARI comes from the coding sequence GTGGCGACGACAAACATGATGGCCTATGGGGCTCCGGAGAGAGACGATGAGCCGGCAACGGCGGGGCTGTGGAGTCCCTCCGGACAGATTTGGGCCGTCGTGTTGATCCTTATCGCCTTTGGCATACTGATGATTTGGAGCGCCAGTGTTTCTTCCGGGTTGGGACAAAGCCGCTCCTTCGGCGGCCTGCCTTCTTATCCCGTAAAGCAGGCTGTTTTTGCCCTCGTCGGTATTGCCTTGATTGTGTTTTTTGAGCGTTTTCCGTACCGGATTTATCAGCCCTTATCAAAATTAATCCTTTTGGGATTGATCGTTTCTCTGGCTCTTGTGTTGATTCCTGGAATCGGGGTGGAAATCAATCGAGCGCGCCGATGGTTCGGTATCGGATCGTTCCTTTTGCAACCATCGGAGTTCGCGAAGGTGGGCTGGGTGGTCTACCTCAGCAGCTATCTCAGTCGAAAAAAAGATAACCTCAATCGATTTCTTTTCGGCATCGGCCCCTCCTTGGGCGTTCTTGGTGTGGTGTGCTTTCTCCTGCTCATGGAGCCGGATTTCGGATCCTGCGCTATTTTGATTGCGGTCAGTTTCGTTTTATGGACAGCCGGCGGCGTGCCTTGGAGACATTTGTTCCTTTTTATTCCCGTTGCAGGGTTTGGGCTGACTGCCCTGGTGATCCATTCTCCTTACCGACTTGCCCGTCTCATGGCTTTTCTGAATCCCTGGACCGATCCCCAAGACACCGGCTACAACCTGATTCAGTCCCTCATCGCTGTAGGATCGGGTGGGCTCTGGGGCAAAGGACTCGGCGCCGGCCACCAGAAGCTCTTTTACCTGCCTGAAACTTTTACGGATTTCATCGTAGCCGTGATGGCCGAAGAATTAGGATTTTTGGGGATCCTGTTTTTAACAGCCACGGTCATGTTTTTCTTTTGGAGAGGCCTCAGTGTGGCTCTCAAAGCCGCAGACGATTTTGGAGGTTTGCTCGCTTTGGGACTGACCTTTCTTATCGTTTTTCAGGCGTGGTTCAATATCGGAGTGGTTTTGGGACTGTTTCCCACCAAGGGGCTTACCTGTCCTTTCATCTCCTATGGGGGCAGCTCCTTGACCGCCAATTGTATCGCAGTGGGCATCATTTTGAGTGTGGCCCGGCGGGCCCGCATATGA